TGGTTTCCAATGCTATTGTTATTCCCATGAGCGGTTGGTTTGCCCGGGTATTCGGACGCAAAAAATACCTCCTGATTTCCATCGTAATATTCACGGTAAGTTCCGTATTCTGCGGTTGGGCTACCGGTCTCGGCGAGATAGTGACATTTCGGATACTCCAGGGAATTGGTGGGGGAGGACTCCAACCAATGTCGCAGGCAATTCTCCTGGAGACTTTTCCTGCAGAGGAACGAGGCCTCGCTATGGGTATCTTTGGGATGGGAGCCGTACTCGGCCCTATTTTGGGCCCGTTAGTCGGTGGATATCTCACTGACAATTACTCATGGCGTTGGATATTCTATATAAATTTACCGATCGGCATTCTTGCGTTGGGGTTGATTACGGCGTTCATATTCGATCCGGCCTATCAAGAACGCCGTAACCATGGAGAAAAAATCGATTATGTCGGGATAACACTCCTGAGTCTGGGACTGGGCAGTCTCCAAGTGGTATTGGATAAAGGGCAGAGAGAGGATTGGTTCGAATCGAATTTTATCGTTGTGCTCACAACCATTTCCGTTGTGTCTCTGATTACACTCATTTTTTGGGAATTGCGCCAAGAGAGACCGATACTGGACCTGAGGATTTTTAAAGACCGCAGTTTTGCTACGGCAAACCTGGTCATGTTCCTTACGTTTTTCGCTTTCCTCGGGTCTATTGTCCTCCTTCCGCTCTATCTTCAGACTCTCATGGGGTATACTGCTTTTCTTGCAGGCCAGGTTTTAGGCCTGGGAGGAGTCTTTCTGTTGGTCTTGCTGCCGTTGGCAGGAAAATTAACCGAACGAATAGATGCCCGCTACTTGCTCGCTGT
The sequence above is a segment of the Desulfomonile tiedjei DSM 6799 genome. Coding sequences within it:
- a CDS encoding DHA2 family efflux MFS transporter permease subunit; amino-acid sequence: MDRPQTNKWLITLAVMLPTLIEILDTSVANVALPYIQGSLSAGQDEVTWVLTSYLVSNAIVIPMSGWFARVFGRKKYLLISIVIFTVSSVFCGWATGLGEIVTFRILQGIGGGGLQPMSQAILLETFPAEERGLAMGIFGMGAVLGPILGPLVGGYLTDNYSWRWIFYINLPIGILALGLITAFIFDPAYQERRNHGEKIDYVGITLLSLGLGSLQVVLDKGQREDWFESNFIVVLTTISVVSLITLIFWELRQERPILDLRIFKDRSFATANLVMFLTFFAFLGSIVLLPLYLQTLMGYTAFLAGQVLGLGGVFLLVLLPLAGKLTERIDARYLLAVGAIITSYSLYYMSGFNGQIDFHSAIMGRFIQTLGMPFIFVAVTFAAMAYVPQEQMNNASAIFNLLRNLGGSFGVAFVSTMIQWRSQFHQARLIENLTPFNPIFNQSVEQMKSFFDVQMGAFAGNMKLAQQAIYLEMQRQASLLAFNDVFFLEAVIMIALIGIIWIIRKPPVGGKSGLPSH